In the Paenibacillus sp. FSL H7-0357 genome, one interval contains:
- a CDS encoding Ger(x)C family spore germination protein gives MKLLKQAVIILMLLNLTGCWSKVELDELTFVYGLYIDVGKEPGTVEVSISSPLPNRLMSGTQTGSGTGDGKAYTLVSKTARTLQDANIMIQKDLSRRIELSHIKIVVLGNEYARQGIGEVLEWFERKPEFPLGTYIMAAPGKAKDIFKLSPVFEQLPDQVLMNIANENIMFNTSVMDCILAEVSNMGYAMNYLSFGKKDETSEQGKTEYWAGVQGVMLFHDAKMKGILDVKQSRALAWGAGHLAGRLKLPEYTITWDEEGKGTASAIFQRNSASSSVKMTSKGPVFHIKVKGGASITFFKDSEGRSASKLSPLLKRRLQEQVVKEISDSLRTVQDAQVDVLQLGMLVEWNYPKAWSKLRERWTDYYAHHAEIKVTADFTIEDFGSER, from the coding sequence ATGAAACTTTTAAAGCAGGCAGTCATTATCCTAATGCTGCTGAATCTGACCGGCTGCTGGTCCAAGGTGGAGCTGGATGAATTGACTTTTGTTTATGGATTATACATTGATGTTGGCAAGGAACCCGGAACGGTTGAGGTATCCATCAGCTCACCTCTACCCAATAGGCTGATGTCAGGTACGCAAACAGGGAGCGGAACCGGAGACGGCAAAGCCTACACTTTGGTTTCAAAGACAGCGCGTACCCTCCAGGATGCGAACATCATGATTCAAAAGGATCTTTCACGCCGTATTGAGCTCTCTCACATCAAAATTGTCGTGTTGGGAAACGAATATGCCCGGCAGGGAATCGGGGAGGTGCTGGAATGGTTCGAAAGAAAACCAGAATTTCCCCTCGGCACATATATCATGGCTGCTCCCGGGAAGGCCAAAGATATTTTTAAGTTATCTCCTGTGTTCGAACAGCTTCCCGACCAAGTGCTGATGAATATCGCAAATGAGAATATCATGTTCAATACAAGCGTTATGGATTGTATATTAGCGGAAGTTTCAAATATGGGGTATGCGATGAACTATCTTTCATTCGGTAAGAAAGACGAAACGAGCGAGCAAGGAAAAACGGAGTATTGGGCAGGTGTACAAGGGGTTATGCTGTTCCATGATGCTAAGATGAAGGGCATTCTGGATGTAAAGCAGAGCAGGGCTTTGGCATGGGGGGCGGGACATCTGGCCGGAAGATTGAAGCTGCCTGAATATACGATAACCTGGGATGAAGAAGGTAAAGGCACTGCCAGCGCTATATTCCAAAGAAACTCCGCCTCAAGCTCTGTGAAAATGACAAGCAAAGGTCCTGTCTTTCATATAAAGGTGAAAGGGGGCGCAAGTATTACCTTTTTTAAAGATTCAGAGGGCCGCAGTGCCAGCAAACTTAGTCCTTTATTAAAGAGAAGGCTTCAGGAGCAGGTTGTAAAAGAAATTTCGGACTCGCTCCGGACTGTGCAAGACGCGCAGGTTGACGTTCTGCAGCTTGGAATGCTGGTGGAATGGAATTATCCTAAGGCGTGGAGTAAGCTCCGCGAACGCTGGACTGATTATTACGCCCATCATGCCGAGATTAAAGTAACGGCTGACTTCACCATAGAGGATTTTGGTTCGGAGAGATAA
- a CDS encoding DUF58 domain-containing protein, producing the protein MALPWFILSTLLLLLLISAVYQRHALKKVSYTRYFSAKTAYEGEHVEMVEEIANNKLLPLPWLRLESSIARGLEFGSQENLGVSSGEIYQNHVSMFFLRSYRHIKRRHQVRCQQRGLFKLESVTMTTGDLFGMSRNSKAFSLQLELLVYPEIIDLYELPLPIHSWLGELPVKRWIIEDPFLTAGTREYSPGDSLASINWKATARTGHMQVHQKDYTADSRLFLCLNVEISDSMWRTVTDKERIELGIRYAATIAEYAVGHGIDTGLLSNGRMDGGGEREPVTADPMGQLEDVLGLLARLNLDRTLPMSRLLELVAEEGHKDNDYLIITCHRGPELELAAEQLRLLGNGVEWLDIPDEGRESA; encoded by the coding sequence ATGGCACTGCCCTGGTTCATCCTCAGCACGCTCCTGCTGCTGCTGTTGATTTCTGCTGTCTATCAGCGACATGCGCTGAAGAAAGTCAGCTACACCCGCTATTTCTCGGCCAAAACCGCCTATGAAGGAGAGCATGTGGAGATGGTTGAGGAGATAGCGAACAATAAGCTGCTCCCATTGCCCTGGCTGCGGCTGGAGTCCAGCATAGCCCGGGGTCTGGAGTTCGGCAGCCAGGAGAATCTAGGTGTCAGCAGCGGGGAGATTTATCAGAACCACGTAAGTATGTTTTTTCTGAGGTCTTACCGGCATATCAAACGTCGCCATCAGGTCCGTTGTCAGCAAAGAGGCTTGTTCAAGCTGGAAAGCGTCACGATGACCACTGGAGACCTCTTTGGCATGAGCCGGAACAGCAAGGCGTTCTCCTTACAATTGGAACTGCTGGTTTATCCGGAGATTATAGACCTTTATGAGCTACCGCTGCCGATACACAGCTGGCTGGGAGAACTGCCGGTCAAAAGATGGATTATTGAAGATCCTTTTCTGACGGCCGGAACCCGAGAGTACAGTCCAGGGGATTCGCTTGCGTCTATTAACTGGAAGGCAACGGCCAGAACCGGGCATATGCAGGTGCATCAAAAAGATTACACCGCCGATTCGCGGCTGTTCCTCTGTCTGAATGTTGAGATCAGTGACTCCATGTGGAGAACCGTTACAGATAAGGAACGGATTGAGCTGGGAATACGTTATGCAGCGACGATAGCAGAGTATGCAGTAGGGCACGGGATCGACACCGGGCTGCTTAGTAACGGGAGAATGGACGGTGGAGGTGAGCGGGAGCCGGTGACTGCAGACCCGATGGGCCAACTGGAGGATGTTCTGGGGCTCTTGGCCAGGCTGAACCTGGACAGGACGCTGCCCATGTCAAGACTACTGGAGTTAGTGGCTGAAGAAGGGCATAAAGATAATGATTATCTGATTATTACCTGTCACCGAGGCCCAGAGCTTGAGCTGGCAGCTGAGCAGTTAAGACTGCTGGGAAATGGTGTGGAATGGCTCGACATTCCGGATGAGGGGAGAGAGTCTGCATGA
- a CDS encoding spore germination protein, with amino-acid sequence MTASILDNIKEQLTGCSDAVYQSIIVYGHACMLVYIPSIVDTLSLQEFVSSPLKSEANSEPDWPRFLERLDRGSAFAIPYIKVFDPDRAVELIVSGNPVLCIEGLPYLYYFEIAHYQKRSVSESQNELVVIGPQEAFIEDIDTNLSLLRHKIKHADLKTKHFSIGKYTKTDVYVVYIEGLYKPELLASIEDTLRKMSIDGVLGISYLAEHMKQGNFSPFPVFQYTERPDSVAASLMEGRVGLLQDGTPSALLTPVTLFSLLQSSEDYYQSFYAGSWIRLVRFFFSIISMLLPALYVAITTFHSQIIPSDLLITIAAARENIPFSALTEALIMELTFEALREAGTRIPKPVGQTVSIIGGIVIGQAAVQAGIVSAPMVIVVSITGIASYIIPHLELGLTFRLLRFVLLILGGTMGLLGVFVATFMIYGHLANLKSFGTPYLQPIAPLVLQDLKDTLFRVPSPFMNKRSTSFTDRKNQRRQKRQ; translated from the coding sequence ATGACAGCCAGCATACTGGATAATATAAAAGAGCAGCTTACGGGATGCAGCGATGCCGTATACCAGTCTATTATCGTATATGGTCATGCCTGCATGCTGGTCTACATTCCTTCCATTGTAGATACACTCAGTCTGCAGGAGTTTGTGTCATCTCCGCTCAAATCCGAAGCGAATTCCGAGCCGGATTGGCCGCGTTTTCTGGAACGGCTCGACCGGGGATCTGCTTTTGCCATTCCTTATATCAAGGTATTTGACCCCGATCGGGCGGTAGAGCTGATAGTCAGCGGCAATCCGGTGCTTTGTATCGAAGGGCTGCCCTATTTATATTATTTCGAGATCGCCCACTATCAGAAACGTTCAGTATCGGAATCACAGAACGAGCTGGTTGTCATCGGCCCCCAGGAGGCCTTCATCGAAGATATTGATACCAATTTATCGCTGCTGCGCCATAAAATTAAACATGCCGATCTAAAGACCAAACATTTCTCTATCGGCAAATATACAAAAACCGATGTGTATGTGGTATATATCGAAGGCCTGTACAAGCCGGAGCTTCTGGCTTCAATTGAAGATACATTACGCAAAATGTCGATCGACGGTGTGCTTGGCATCAGTTATTTGGCAGAGCATATGAAGCAGGGGAATTTCTCGCCTTTTCCTGTGTTCCAGTATACAGAACGCCCTGACTCAGTGGCAGCCTCATTAATGGAAGGGCGGGTGGGACTGCTGCAGGATGGGACTCCATCCGCTCTGCTGACACCGGTAACTTTGTTCTCGCTGCTGCAATCCTCCGAGGATTATTACCAAAGCTTTTATGCCGGCAGCTGGATCCGGCTGGTCCGCTTCTTTTTTTCTATTATATCCATGCTGCTGCCTGCGTTGTATGTTGCGATTACAACCTTTCATTCGCAGATCATTCCTTCTGATCTGTTGATTACCATTGCTGCGGCAAGAGAAAACATCCCTTTCTCTGCCCTGACCGAAGCGCTGATAATGGAGCTGACCTTTGAAGCACTTAGAGAAGCGGGAACCCGGATTCCTAAGCCGGTAGGGCAGACGGTATCCATCATTGGCGGTATCGTAATCGGGCAGGCTGCGGTTCAGGCAGGAATTGTTTCTGCGCCGATGGTTATTGTCGTTTCCATTACCGGGATTGCTTCCTATATCATTCCCCATTTGGAGCTGGGTTTGACCTTCAGATTACTGCGTTTTGTGCTCCTCATCCTGGGTGGAACGATGGGGTTATTGGGCGTATTTGTGGCTACTTTTATGATTTACGGCCATTTGGCCAATCTTAAATCCTTTGGAACTCCTTATTTGCAGCCGATCGCTCCGCTTGTATTACAGGATTTGAAGGATACGCTGTTTCGTGTTCCGTCCCCGTTCATGAATAAGCGCAGCACATCCTTTACAGACCGGAAGAATCAAAGGAGACAGAAGCGGCAATGA
- a CDS encoding right-handed parallel beta-helix repeat-containing protein has product MAPTATASSTPAPSATPTAVPTATATVTPTPTPTVAPTTTPPPATGSLYVSPNGAAGNAGTIGSPTTLDSAITRVAPGETIYLRGGTYTFSAPVTIERENSGSTSLRKNIVAYGNEKPVLDFFAESFGSTERGLQIYGHYWKVKGLEIKGAGDNGIFIGGNYNIIENVETHHNRDSGLQISRYSSSLSNMSDWPSYNQIIGVYSHDNFDPDNGEDADGFAAKLTIGPGNVFDKCIAAWNTDDGWDLYTKSETGPIGVVTIKNSIAYKNGQTSDGSSTANSDGNGFKLGGEKISVNHIVQNSIAFQNKKHGFTYNSNPGSIQLTGNTSWSNGQSNFAFDTGTHQFTNNLSFAGGSSDKTSGTDVLSTNVWWKSNASTNAKGLVASSADFASLTPSVVRNADGSFTLGNFLKLASGSDLIGSGTPSGTNIGATLQ; this is encoded by the coding sequence GTGGCACCGACGGCTACAGCCAGTTCTACTCCAGCACCATCGGCTACTCCGACAGCTGTACCCACAGCAACAGCAACAGTTACACCAACACCAACACCAACCGTGGCACCGACAACGACACCCCCTCCGGCAACGGGTTCACTGTATGTCTCGCCGAATGGAGCGGCCGGAAATGCCGGAACCATCGGCAGTCCTACGACCCTGGATTCAGCTATTACTAGAGTAGCCCCGGGAGAGACTATTTATCTGCGCGGGGGAACCTATACTTTTTCCGCTCCAGTAACAATTGAACGGGAGAACAGTGGAAGCACCAGTTTGCGCAAAAATATTGTGGCTTACGGAAACGAAAAACCGGTGCTTGATTTCTTCGCCGAATCCTTTGGGTCTACTGAACGCGGACTGCAGATTTATGGCCATTACTGGAAGGTAAAGGGGCTTGAGATCAAAGGTGCAGGAGATAACGGGATCTTCATTGGCGGCAATTATAATATCATTGAGAATGTAGAAACGCACCATAACCGGGATTCAGGGCTGCAGATCAGCCGCTATTCCTCCTCACTCTCCAATATGAGCGACTGGCCCAGCTATAACCAGATCATTGGCGTATACTCCCACGACAATTTCGATCCGGACAATGGGGAGGATGCTGATGGTTTTGCCGCCAAGCTGACGATTGGACCGGGCAACGTCTTTGACAAGTGTATTGCTGCATGGAATACAGATGACGGCTGGGATTTATATACCAAATCGGAAACAGGCCCGATTGGTGTGGTTACGATCAAGAACAGCATCGCCTACAAAAATGGCCAAACCTCGGATGGAAGCAGCACGGCAAACAGTGACGGCAACGGCTTCAAGCTGGGCGGGGAGAAAATTTCTGTGAATCATATTGTACAGAACAGCATCGCCTTCCAGAATAAAAAACATGGCTTCACCTACAATAGCAATCCGGGCTCCATTCAGCTGACAGGCAATACCTCGTGGAGCAACGGCCAAAGCAATTTTGCTTTTGACACAGGGACACACCAGTTTACCAATAATTTGAGCTTTGCCGGCGGCTCCAGTGACAAAACCAGTGGTACAGATGTTCTCAGCACCAATGTCTGGTGGAAGAGCAATGCCAGCACGAATGCCAAGGGACTGGTCGCGAGCAGTGCCGACTTCGCCAGCTTGACCCCTTCAGTCGTCAGAAATGCGGATGGTTCCTTCACACTCGGCAACTTCCTGAAACTGGCCAGCGGCAGTGATCTCATTGGCTCGGGCACACCAAGCGGCACGAATATCGGAGCTACGCTCCAGTAA
- a CDS encoding pectate lyase family protein, translating to MASKRMRLRLLSGMGFAVILALIFIVPASAASLVSYDFENEGANNWTSTTETWSVVQDGSSSVYYQSSSSEGRTSAGNSGWTNYSVQSAPTPSDALSAYNLTGFSAGNSGGGIVNESNTTLYKKVYTATDLAAALKKGSGVKVIEIMNDLNLGWNEIPSAAQTSPFAAHNSPLTHPVLLQTGVSKVTLDGFDGLTIFSANGAKIKHASFAIKRSSNLIIRNLEFDELWEWDEASKGDFDKNDWDYITLEEDTNVWIDHCTFNKSYDGLVDSKKGTSGVTLSWSTFKGDDRSPNSWVTRQINALEANSSAYPMYAYLRSSAIGLSKADIIAVASSQKKGHLVGATSFDSGNSNLSITLHHNYYLDIQDRLPRLRGGNAHVYNILADNSAVWAAKSRITTVMETAIAGKGYHFGVTSNGSISTEGGAVLVEKSNFVDILYPLRNNQTDPADSSYSGKIKALDTMYSLNGVSFRGNSDTSGSPLAPVPATIIPFSWSGISALPYSYPVDDPSTLAARLTASNGSGAGKLNWTKSNWLQTMY from the coding sequence ATGGCTTCCAAACGAATGAGATTAAGGCTGCTGAGCGGAATGGGATTCGCTGTAATTCTTGCACTGATATTTATTGTCCCGGCCAGCGCAGCTTCTTTAGTCAGCTATGATTTTGAAAATGAAGGCGCTAACAACTGGACCAGCACAACTGAAACCTGGTCTGTCGTTCAGGATGGAAGTTCCTCCGTCTACTATCAATCCAGCTCCTCGGAAGGGCGCACCTCTGCCGGTAACAGCGGATGGACCAATTACAGCGTGCAGTCCGCCCCAACACCATCAGACGCGCTCAGTGCATACAATTTGACTGGCTTCTCCGCAGGCAACTCCGGCGGAGGCATTGTGAATGAATCGAATACCACCCTTTACAAAAAGGTGTACACTGCGACTGATCTGGCAGCTGCACTCAAGAAAGGGTCCGGTGTAAAGGTCATTGAGATTATGAATGACCTGAATCTAGGCTGGAACGAGATCCCTTCCGCCGCTCAAACCTCACCGTTTGCGGCCCATAATTCTCCGCTGACTCACCCGGTACTGCTGCAGACAGGAGTAAGTAAAGTTACTCTTGACGGCTTTGACGGTCTGACGATCTTCTCGGCTAACGGGGCTAAGATTAAGCATGCGTCATTTGCAATTAAACGCAGCTCCAACCTGATCATCCGCAATCTCGAATTCGACGAATTATGGGAATGGGATGAGGCCAGCAAGGGGGATTTCGACAAAAACGACTGGGATTATATCACGCTTGAAGAGGACACCAACGTATGGATTGACCACTGTACCTTTAACAAGTCCTATGACGGACTGGTCGATTCGAAGAAGGGCACTTCCGGGGTGACCCTCTCCTGGTCAACCTTCAAGGGCGATGACCGGAGTCCAAACAGCTGGGTGACCCGGCAGATCAACGCGCTGGAGGCCAACAGCTCTGCTTATCCGATGTATGCCTATCTGCGCAGCAGCGCCATCGGTTTAAGCAAGGCAGATATCATTGCAGTTGCAAGCTCTCAGAAAAAAGGACATTTGGTGGGTGCCACATCTTTTGATTCGGGAAATTCCAATTTAAGCATTACCCTGCACCATAATTATTATCTCGACATTCAGGACCGCTTGCCGCGTCTGCGGGGAGGCAACGCCCATGTCTATAACATTCTGGCGGATAATTCCGCTGTTTGGGCAGCGAAGTCAAGAATCACAACAGTGATGGAAACGGCGATTGCCGGCAAGGGCTACCACTTTGGAGTAACCAGCAACGGGTCCATTTCTACGGAAGGCGGGGCGGTATTGGTAGAGAAATCCAACTTCGTTGATATCTTGTATCCGCTGCGCAATAATCAGACAGATCCCGCAGATTCCAGCTACAGCGGTAAAATCAAGGCGCTCGACACGATGTACTCTTTAAATGGCGTGTCTTTCAGAGGGAACAGTGACACCTCCGGAAGTCCGCTTGCCCCGGTACCGGCAACTATTATTCCGTTCTCCTGGTCTGGAATTTCGGCTTTGCCTTACAGCTATCCGGTGGATGACCCCTCCACGCTAGCTGCCAGACTAACGGCTTCCAATGGCTCGGGAGCGGGTAAACTGAACTGGACGAAATCCAACTGGTTACAGACAATGTATTAA
- a CDS encoding aldo/keto reductase, with the protein MEYVKLGSTGLDVSRICLGCMSYGIPERGSHAWTLNEQESRPFIQKALELGINFFDTANVYSDGTSEEILGRALKDFASRDEVVIATKVHGRMRPGPNGGGLSRKAILSEIDHSLKRLGTDYVDLYQIHRWDNQTPIEETMEALHDVVKAGKARYIGASSMYAWQFLKALHVAEQHGWTRFVSMQNYVNLLYREEEREMLPLCEAEGIGVIPWSPLARGRLTRDWEEASTRSERDEFAKQLYSQMEEADRIVALRVKEIAEERAVPRAQVALAWVLQKKPVAAPIVGATKMAHLEDAAAAVSLRLTPEEVRRLEEPYIPHPVIGGLN; encoded by the coding sequence TTGGAATATGTGAAACTGGGATCTACCGGTCTGGACGTCTCGCGGATTTGCCTCGGCTGCATGAGTTATGGCATTCCTGAACGCGGGTCGCATGCCTGGACACTGAATGAGCAGGAGAGTCGTCCGTTTATCCAAAAGGCGCTGGAGCTGGGCATTAATTTCTTTGATACAGCCAATGTATATTCGGACGGAACCAGTGAGGAGATACTTGGGCGGGCGCTGAAGGATTTTGCCTCCCGCGATGAAGTGGTCATTGCCACCAAGGTGCATGGCAGAATGCGCCCGGGGCCCAATGGCGGCGGATTGTCACGCAAAGCGATACTGAGTGAAATTGACCACAGTCTTAAGCGGCTGGGAACGGATTATGTGGACTTGTATCAAATCCACCGCTGGGATAACCAGACGCCTATCGAAGAGACGATGGAGGCCCTGCATGATGTTGTGAAGGCGGGGAAAGCCCGTTATATCGGAGCTTCCTCCATGTATGCCTGGCAGTTTCTCAAGGCGCTGCATGTTGCAGAGCAGCATGGCTGGACCCGTTTTGTCAGCATGCAGAATTATGTGAATTTGCTGTACCGTGAGGAGGAACGGGAAATGCTGCCGCTTTGTGAAGCGGAGGGCATCGGCGTGATTCCCTGGAGTCCATTGGCCCGCGGCCGCCTTACAAGGGACTGGGAAGAAGCGAGCACCCGTTCCGAGCGCGATGAATTCGCCAAGCAGCTTTATTCACAAATGGAAGAGGCGGACCGGATTGTCGCACTTAGGGTGAAGGAAATCGCCGAGGAACGGGCTGTCCCGCGTGCTCAAGTGGCCTTGGCTTGGGTGCTTCAGAAGAAACCTGTGGCCGCTCCGATTGTCGGAGCGACCAAGATGGCGCATCTGGAAGATGCAGCAGCAGCGGTGTCCCTTCGTCTGACCCCGGAAGAAGTCCGCAGACTGGAAGAACCGTATATCCCGCATCCTGTAATCGGCGGATTGAACTGA
- a CDS encoding GerAB/ArcD/ProY family transporter: MTTSKWQMFRFTVVYLASQSSMFLIPGLLTTSGYQGWIAIIAGCALGMIPLFFTIQVGKIKPGEAWVDFGKEIMGKWLHGGMVFLLLIWCVYFVSFDIENFVLFFGANYLRETPPLFIQIVIGLVIMYTAHLGFSTIVYMTDGLFLIFLFSTALSYYIFIPNADYSMLPALLHYHDPGIAFKDSITTMSWFGGWTVFLFVAPDLKIDNKMQKRLIVAGISVMLTVLAAWLITILNFGPHFGKELQFPYLQLIQSSSHDDLLGNSDPILIGLWSASMFIHSAFLIYVAHKCALYLTKQKAKKVMIPFLTIGSITIAYLYSLNLTQYNKNYNAFGTVIIWLIVECIPVYYFIIAFIRSKISTASK, translated from the coding sequence ATGACTACATCCAAATGGCAGATGTTCCGTTTCACCGTTGTCTACCTCGCTTCACAAAGCTCTATGTTTCTGATACCCGGTTTACTCACAACTTCAGGCTATCAGGGCTGGATAGCGATCATTGCAGGCTGTGCACTGGGGATGATTCCGCTTTTTTTTACTATTCAGGTGGGCAAGATAAAGCCTGGAGAGGCGTGGGTCGATTTTGGCAAGGAGATTATGGGGAAGTGGCTGCATGGGGGAATGGTTTTTCTTCTACTGATCTGGTGTGTTTATTTTGTCTCCTTTGATATTGAGAATTTTGTATTGTTTTTTGGTGCTAATTATTTGCGCGAGACGCCACCGCTGTTTATTCAGATTGTTATTGGGCTGGTGATTATGTATACGGCTCACCTGGGCTTTTCGACGATAGTCTATATGACTGACGGGTTATTTCTGATTTTTCTCTTCTCCACTGCGCTCAGTTATTATATATTTATCCCAAATGCCGACTACTCAATGCTCCCTGCCCTGCTCCATTACCATGATCCCGGGATTGCTTTCAAGGATTCAATCACGACAATGTCCTGGTTTGGGGGATGGACGGTGTTTTTGTTCGTTGCCCCGGATCTCAAAATCGACAACAAAATGCAGAAACGGCTGATTGTTGCGGGGATTAGCGTAATGCTGACCGTACTGGCTGCATGGCTGATAACCATCTTGAATTTTGGTCCACATTTCGGCAAGGAACTGCAGTTTCCTTATTTGCAATTGATCCAGAGTTCCTCACATGATGATCTACTGGGTAATTCGGACCCGATTCTCATCGGATTATGGTCTGCTTCAATGTTTATACACAGCGCTTTTTTGATATATGTAGCGCACAAATGTGCTTTGTACTTGACCAAACAGAAAGCAAAAAAAGTGATGATCCCTTTCCTGACGATCGGTTCGATCACAATTGCCTATCTGTATTCGCTCAATCTCACTCAATACAATAAGAATTACAATGCCTTTGGCACTGTGATTATTTGGCTGATTGTGGAGTGCATCCCCGTGTATTACTTCATTATTGCTTTCATCCGCTCCAAGATAAGTACGGCGTCCAAATAG
- a CDS encoding AAA family ATPase: protein MNLQEATQLIESIRVNLAKVIVGKEEGVNLLLTALLANGHVLLEDVPGTGKTLLAKTLARSLDCTFKRIQFTPDLLPSDLSGINYYNQKTGEFQFRPGPVFASILLADEINRATPRTQSSLLECMEERQITIDGVTHELEAPFLVIATQNPVDSQGTFPLPEAQLDRFLMRIMTGYPTFEQGVDILQRFRQNNPLDQTTAVATARQIQEIQQLTAAVNVSDDLLAYMIRIVEATRTAPGIKLGASPRAGFALLRASQAYALIQSRNYVIPDDIKAVAVPVLAHRLVLQRGPGSREGQAVELVLQKLREVEVPAEPIPATSGGRVE, encoded by the coding sequence ATGAATCTTCAAGAAGCAACTCAATTAATAGAATCGATAAGAGTCAATCTGGCTAAAGTTATTGTCGGCAAAGAGGAAGGTGTGAACCTTCTGCTGACAGCCCTGCTCGCCAATGGACATGTGCTGCTGGAGGATGTTCCCGGCACAGGTAAAACACTGCTCGCCAAAACACTGGCCCGCTCGCTGGACTGCACGTTCAAGCGGATTCAGTTCACTCCGGACTTATTGCCCTCTGACTTAAGCGGAATTAATTACTATAATCAGAAGACCGGTGAGTTTCAATTCCGTCCGGGCCCGGTATTCGCCAGCATTCTCTTGGCCGATGAGATCAACCGGGCCACGCCGCGGACCCAGTCCAGCCTGCTGGAATGCATGGAGGAGCGGCAGATTACGATCGATGGTGTGACCCATGAGCTGGAAGCGCCGTTCCTCGTCATTGCAACACAGAATCCGGTTGACAGTCAGGGAACTTTCCCGCTGCCTGAAGCGCAGCTTGACCGATTTCTGATGCGGATAATGACCGGCTATCCAACCTTTGAGCAAGGGGTTGATATTCTACAGCGGTTCCGCCAGAACAATCCGCTTGATCAGACGACTGCGGTAGCAACCGCCCGGCAGATTCAAGAGATTCAGCAGCTTACGGCTGCAGTGAATGTCAGCGACGATTTGCTGGCTTATATGATTAGGATCGTCGAAGCAACCCGCACTGCACCGGGGATCAAGCTGGGAGCCAGTCCGCGGGCAGGCTTCGCCTTGCTGCGTGCTTCCCAGGCGTATGCATTGATTCAAAGCAGGAATTATGTGATTCCGGATGATATCAAGGCAGTGGCAGTTCCCGTCCTTGCCCACCGGCTGGTGCTGCAGCGCGGCCCGGGATCCCGGGAGGGGCAAGCCGTAGAGCTGGTACTCCAGAAGCTGCGCGAAGTGGAGGTTCCGGCAGAGCCGATCCCGGCTACAAGCGGCGGAAGGGTGGAGTAA